A portion of the Leptospira kanakyensis genome contains these proteins:
- a CDS encoding ankyrin repeat domain-containing protein produces MGKKKKTTLPKNFEELLENGNIDDIKAVFDHCELDARGGNRKHTTIGFIKCPDSVIQWLVEQGADLNATDIWGDTALHQRSRSRISDIKILLELGADLHFKNQSGETPLHTAALAQNPKAYEMLLQKGANLHERNNRGLTALELALSTCSNSEIENTLTITQLSLRAGAKMTPMMNVCVEEIGKQFEFHRKNFDPDSVHKVSQALLNLYEIFNIKPIETRIEFDGKSPIILKSQSWQNQFEELWNLLVPSTGQASTTQGEVIRISGRISNEIEGNGGINWDKDFSLMAESFYLLINSGNTLSSDEMKNLKSVISNIKARNGETDLLKQSAVKWVIQNSLPTKLSPQPYKR; encoded by the coding sequence GTGGGCAAAAAGAAAAAAACAACTCTTCCTAAAAATTTTGAAGAACTTCTTGAAAATGGCAACATAGATGATATTAAAGCTGTTTTTGATCATTGTGAGTTGGATGCGCGTGGTGGAAATCGAAAACATACAACGATTGGATTTATCAAATGCCCTGATTCGGTGATCCAATGGTTGGTTGAGCAAGGTGCTGATTTAAATGCTACCGATATTTGGGGGGATACAGCGCTCCACCAAAGATCGAGAAGTCGAATCAGTGATATCAAAATATTATTAGAATTAGGTGCAGATCTCCACTTTAAGAATCAATCTGGTGAAACGCCTTTACACACCGCTGCACTTGCACAAAATCCGAAGGCTTACGAAATGTTACTGCAAAAAGGTGCCAATCTTCATGAACGTAACAATCGTGGATTAACAGCTCTTGAATTAGCTCTTAGTACATGCAGCAACAGCGAAATAGAGAACACTCTTACAATCACTCAATTAAGTTTGAGAGCAGGTGCAAAAATGACTCCGATGATGAATGTTTGTGTTGAAGAAATTGGAAAACAATTTGAATTTCATCGTAAAAATTTTGATCCAGATTCAGTTCATAAAGTGAGCCAAGCATTACTAAATTTATATGAGATATTCAATATAAAACCAATAGAGACGCGTATTGAATTTGATGGAAAATCGCCCATAATTTTGAAAAGTCAGTCATGGCAAAATCAATTCGAAGAATTATGGAATTTGTTAGTTCCATCTACTGGCCAAGCAAGTACAACTCAAGGAGAGGTAATCCGAATATCTGGTCGAATTTCAAATGAAATTGAAGGAAATGGTGGAATCAATTGGGACAAAGATTTTTCTTTGATGGCAGAATCCTTCTATTTGTTGATTAATAGCGGAAATACACTTTCTTCTGATGAAATGAAAAACTTGAAATCTGTAATTTCCAATATAAAAGCAAGGAACGGGGAGACAGATTTATTAAAACAGTCTGCAGTGAAATGGGTAATCCAAAATTCCTTACCTACAAAGTTATCTCCCCAACCTTATAAAAGATAA
- a CDS encoding potassium/proton antiporter, whose amino-acid sequence MIDSFTLQALVISTLILFSILSSKLFFRFGFPILLIFLTFGMLAGADGPGQIDFSDYGLAQSIGIFALIYILFLGGLESEWDSLKNFLAVGIRLSIIGTILTALILGVLIHLLFPVLGFMESFLLGSIVSATDAASVFNIFKTDSSDLPVHLRKIIEFESGSNDAVGVLLTTIFMNLISADASFSGFQFFRFFVMQVLVGAMMGYSLGILILYLMNSVKLGYDGLYLVFITASVPFIYAVTTVFQGNGFLAVYIAGIIVGRNKFIHKKSIFRFLNGYVWILQIGMFLCFGLLVYPSRMANIWVPGLLIGVLLILFARPVAVFLSLLRVKLPIKEKLFISWVGLRGASPIILATFPIAQGLVWGDLLFHIVFFVVLVSLLIQGSLIPKVAQWLGILKKDPDRKIYHPTDFDNIEFPGMTLQELIVPYNSSIVDKALFEIKLPEQSHILLIARGEQFLIPSGNTQVKGGDVVWVLAKDDVMPTIGKTFMAVA is encoded by the coding sequence ATGATCGACAGTTTTACCTTACAAGCCCTTGTTATTTCTACTCTCATTTTATTTTCTATTCTTTCGAGTAAACTTTTCTTCCGTTTTGGATTCCCTATCTTACTTATTTTTTTAACCTTTGGTATGTTAGCTGGAGCGGATGGTCCAGGACAAATTGATTTTAGCGATTATGGTTTGGCCCAGTCGATAGGGATTTTTGCTTTAATCTATATTTTATTTTTAGGTGGTCTAGAAAGCGAGTGGGATAGTCTTAAAAACTTTTTGGCTGTTGGCATTCGTTTGTCTATCATCGGAACCATTCTTACCGCTCTAATTTTAGGAGTTTTGATTCATTTACTTTTCCCTGTTCTAGGTTTTATGGAATCTTTTTTGCTCGGATCCATTGTGAGTGCGACGGATGCGGCTTCTGTTTTTAATATTTTCAAAACAGATTCTTCTGACCTTCCTGTTCACCTTAGAAAAATCATTGAGTTTGAATCTGGTTCGAACGATGCCGTGGGGGTTCTCCTCACTACCATTTTTATGAACCTAATCTCTGCGGATGCCAGTTTTAGTGGGTTCCAATTTTTTCGGTTTTTTGTCATGCAGGTTCTTGTTGGTGCGATGATGGGGTATAGTTTGGGGATTCTCATTCTTTATTTAATGAACTCCGTCAAACTAGGGTATGATGGTCTTTATTTAGTTTTTATTACGGCCTCCGTTCCTTTTATTTATGCAGTGACTACCGTGTTCCAAGGGAATGGATTTTTAGCAGTTTATATTGCAGGGATCATTGTTGGTCGGAACAAATTCATTCATAAAAAATCTATCTTTCGTTTTTTGAATGGCTATGTTTGGATCTTACAAATTGGAATGTTTCTCTGTTTTGGACTTCTTGTTTATCCTTCTCGGATGGCCAATATTTGGGTGCCAGGACTACTGATTGGGGTATTACTCATTCTTTTTGCAAGACCGGTAGCAGTTTTTCTTTCTCTACTCCGAGTGAAGTTACCCATAAAGGAAAAACTATTTATTTCTTGGGTGGGATTACGTGGAGCTTCACCGATCATCCTTGCCACTTTTCCAATTGCCCAAGGTTTGGTTTGGGGTGATTTGCTTTTCCATATTGTATTTTTTGTGGTTCTTGTTTCTCTTCTCATCCAAGGATCCCTCATTCCCAAAGTGGCTCAGTGGTTAGGAATTTTAAAGAAAGATCCAGATCGTAAAATTTACCATCCTACAGATTTTGATAACATCGAATTTCCTGGAATGACCTTACAAGAGTTAATTGTTCCTTATAATTCTAGTATCGTGGACAAAGCTTTGTTTGAAATCAAACTACCAGAACAATCTCATATTTTGCTCATTGCTCGGGGGGAACAATTTTTAATTCCTTCTGGTAACACACAAGTGAAAGGTGGGGATGTGGTTTGGGTACTTGCAAAAGATGATGTAATGCCCACCATCGGCAAAACCTTTATGGCTGTTGCTTAA